In a genomic window of Treponema primitia ZAS-1:
- a CDS encoding ATP-grasp domain-containing protein, producing the protein MENKLQGKKLLVLGDKHITSYDIVAYARSKGVYTIVTDYLPIDKSLAKQIADEYWNISTAEVDTLVQLAKENHIDGVFAGVPDFNIYRAMEICERLGLPFYATREQLEITTDKSLFKKTCRKYNVPVAEDYSDYYPENCDKIAYPVIVKPEDSHSARGISICNNYEELKIASEFALSNSQKKGNVVIEQFIKGDQIAVRYSIADGIYKISSVTDFYLDIPKNGEPPIPYLLFCPSKYIDRYIRECHTNVSEMFKELGVKNGFFWFQIMVNDSGFYFVDPAYRFSGGASYKFTKSFNGISHLEMMVNYALTGEMGDDIKLENPYFKKIGYQFNIISSGGVIDKIIGYEEAKKYPFVIDSDKQYDIGDCIPKRSGIHSIVSRFYLAADTIKEMQKAIHDIQGTIKVLDKYGKNILIEPFDVSKLK; encoded by the coding sequence ATGGAAAATAAATTGCAAGGGAAGAAACTTTTGGTATTAGGCGATAAACATATCACTTCATATGACATTGTTGCTTATGCTAGAAGCAAGGGGGTTTATACAATAGTAACAGACTATCTGCCCATAGATAAATCTCTGGCAAAACAAATTGCCGATGAATATTGGAATATTAGCACCGCAGAAGTTGATACGCTGGTCCAATTGGCAAAAGAGAATCATATTGATGGTGTATTCGCTGGAGTACCTGATTTTAACATATATAGAGCGATGGAAATATGTGAACGCTTGGGGCTTCCATTTTATGCAACACGAGAACAGTTGGAGATTACAACGGATAAGTCCTTGTTTAAAAAAACATGTAGAAAATATAACGTTCCTGTGGCCGAAGATTACTCCGATTATTACCCTGAGAATTGTGACAAAATTGCATACCCAGTAATTGTTAAACCAGAAGATAGTCACAGTGCCAGAGGGATTTCTATTTGCAATAACTATGAAGAATTAAAAATTGCTAGTGAATTTGCATTGAGTAATTCACAAAAAAAAGGAAATGTTGTTATTGAACAATTTATTAAGGGTGATCAGATAGCCGTTCGTTATTCAATTGCGGATGGAATTTATAAAATTTCCAGTGTTACAGATTTTTATCTTGATATTCCAAAAAATGGAGAACCACCAATTCCTTATCTCCTTTTCTGTCCATCAAAATATATTGATAGATATATTCGTGAATGCCATACTAACGTCTCCGAAATGTTTAAAGAATTAGGTGTGAAAAATGGTTTTTTTTGGTTTCAAATAATGGTAAATGATAGTGGATTTTATTTTGTTGATCCTGCTTATCGTTTTTCAGGAGGCGCTTCCTATAAATTTACAAAATCATTTAATGGTATTAGTCATTTGGAAATGATGGTCAACTACGCATTAACCGGAGAAATGGGAGATGATATTAAGTTGGAAAATCCGTATTTCAAAAAGATAGGTTATCAATTTAATATTATTTCAAGCGGAGGAGTGATAGATAAAATAATTGGGTATGAAGAAGCTAAAAAATATCCCTTTGTGATCGACAGTGACAAGCAATATGATATAGGCGATTGTATTCCTAAAAGAAGTGGTATACATTCGATTGTTTCACGTTTTTATTTAGCTGCGGATACGATAAAAGAAATGCAAAAAGCAATTCACGATATTCAGGGTACAATTAAGGTTCTTGATAAATATGGTAAAAATATACTTATAGAACCCTTTGATGTGAGCAAGTTGAAATAA
- the rffA gene encoding dTDP-4-amino-4,6-dideoxygalactose transaminase has product MIPFNRPPCLGTELEYIRQVLESRKLCGDGPFTKNCHQWFEENTDTSRALLTTSCTHALEMAAILVDIKPGDEVIMPSYTFVSTANAFVLRGAKIVFVDIRPDTMNIDENLIEDAVTKRTKAIVVVHYAGVACEMDTILAIAHTYKLFVIEDAAQGIGAKYKSRSLGTVGNMGCYSFHETKNVSCGEGGALLIQDEELVERAEILREKGTNRSKFWRGQVDKYTWLDIGSSYLPSELNAAYLYAQLQSIDKINADRLKTWNRYYEGLKPLAEKGHIDLPHIPQECEHNTHIFYIKVKDIEERNKLIDYLNAASILSVFHYIPLHTSPAGKQFGRFQGIDRWTTKESERLLRLPMYYGMEEMDRETILNNIKAFFYGK; this is encoded by the coding sequence ATGATACCCTTTAACAGGCCTCCGTGTCTTGGAACAGAGCTAGAATATATCCGGCAAGTTCTTGAAAGCCGCAAGTTATGCGGTGACGGTCCTTTTACTAAAAATTGTCACCAGTGGTTTGAAGAAAATACCGATACCAGTCGCGCATTGTTGACTACTTCCTGCACCCACGCTCTTGAGATGGCTGCCATTCTTGTGGATATTAAACCGGGCGATGAAGTAATCATGCCGTCCTATACTTTTGTTTCTACTGCAAATGCCTTTGTATTACGGGGAGCAAAAATTGTTTTCGTTGATATCCGTCCGGATACCATGAACATTGATGAAAACCTGATAGAGGACGCTGTAACCAAAAGGACCAAGGCTATAGTGGTTGTCCATTATGCGGGGGTTGCCTGCGAAATGGATACTATCCTTGCGATTGCCCATACATATAAGCTCTTCGTCATTGAAGACGCAGCCCAGGGAATAGGGGCAAAATATAAGAGCAGGTCCCTTGGAACTGTTGGGAATATGGGATGCTATTCGTTTCATGAAACAAAAAATGTATCCTGTGGTGAAGGGGGCGCCCTTTTAATCCAGGACGAAGAGTTGGTTGAACGTGCGGAAATTCTCCGGGAGAAGGGCACCAACCGGAGTAAATTCTGGAGAGGTCAGGTTGATAAATACACTTGGCTGGATATCGGTTCTTCCTATTTACCCAGTGAGTTAAACGCGGCCTATCTTTATGCTCAATTGCAGAGTATTGATAAAATTAATGCTGACCGATTAAAGACCTGGAATCGGTATTATGAAGGTTTAAAACCATTAGCGGAAAAAGGACATATAGATTTGCCTCATATCCCGCAAGAGTGTGAACATAATACCCATATATTTTATATCAAGGTGAAGGATATAGAGGAAAGAAATAAACTAATAGATTATTTGAATGCGGCCAGTATTTTATCGGTTTTTCATTATATTCCGTTGCATACTTCTCCGGCGGGTAAGCAGTTTGGGCGTTTTCAGGGCATTGATCGATGGACAACGAAGGAAAGTGAACGGTTGTTACGGTTGCCGATGTATTATGGGATGGAAGAAATGGATAGGGAAACAATTTTGAATAATATAAAGGCATTTTTTTATGGAAAATAA
- a CDS encoding ABC transporter substrate-binding protein has product MKRKFGVFLILIVFFALGGCGGSRITSAVTSGTLRIARGVALNYASIYVMERKGLLEKYLPGIRIDWIELGSPSAMSEAFAANRLDISVMGIPQTAIAWDKGLNIGILSGNVSSPSELIVRDSRIKSLADFTSSDKIAVNGLGANYQIMLSIASERELGDPHALDNNLVVMANPDATTALIKGGGISAHFVPLPYLAQEKNLGFKTILTGPEAFGGDYSASVIVASKTLHDENPAIMAGFLAALSESISSINQRHSDVLSIIAETEKITVEEVRQYLDWDGMNFTTVVYGLDVFTDYMFKENYISKKPTLEDILWEPALAAIGKRSGEPGILEVAQKRVAPPPPPPPQIGILGNSLASLNSSCNIEKTV; this is encoded by the coding sequence GTGAAAAGAAAATTCGGAGTATTTTTGATATTAATAGTTTTTTTTGCCCTAGGTGGTTGTGGTGGTTCACGCATTACATCGGCTGTGACATCCGGGACACTGCGTATCGCTCGTGGAGTTGCTCTTAATTACGCTTCAATTTATGTTATGGAAAGGAAGGGGCTCTTAGAAAAGTATCTACCAGGTATACGTATAGATTGGATTGAACTAGGTAGTCCCAGTGCCATGAGTGAAGCATTCGCTGCTAATCGACTCGATATAAGTGTTATGGGTATACCACAAACAGCTATCGCTTGGGATAAGGGACTTAATATTGGTATACTTTCAGGGAACGTCAGCTCCCCATCAGAATTGATAGTAAGAGACTCGCGTATTAAAAGTCTCGCAGATTTTACCTCCTCCGACAAGATAGCCGTGAATGGGCTTGGAGCTAACTATCAGATTATGCTTTCCATAGCTAGCGAAAGAGAATTGGGCGATCCCCATGCATTGGATAACAACCTGGTGGTTATGGCCAATCCTGATGCTACAACGGCCCTTATTAAAGGTGGTGGAATTTCCGCTCATTTTGTGCCATTACCATATCTTGCACAGGAGAAAAACCTTGGATTCAAAACGATCTTAACAGGACCAGAAGCTTTTGGTGGTGATTACTCTGCGAGTGTTATTGTTGCATCCAAGACTCTCCATGATGAAAACCCAGCTATTATGGCTGGTTTTCTGGCTGCATTAAGTGAATCGATATCCTCTATTAATCAACGCCATTCTGATGTTCTATCCATTATCGCGGAGACAGAAAAGATTACAGTCGAAGAAGTTCGGCAGTATTTAGATTGGGATGGTATGAATTTTACAACCGTTGTTTACGGTTTGGATGTGTTTACTGACTATATGTTCAAGGAAAATTATATATCCAAAAAACCCACATTGGAAGACATCCTTTGGGAGCCCGCCTTAGCGGCCATCGGTAAACGTTCCGGGGAACCAGGGATTCTTGAGGTGGCCCAGAAGCGTGTTGCCCCCCCCCCCCCCCCCCCCCCCCAGATAGGAATACTAGGAAATAGTTTAGCTTCCCTGAATTCATCATGCAACATTGAGAAGACGGTGTAG
- a CDS encoding acyltransferase: MITCLPPSPIRTSAKFIYYSYFHTIKYVVLQILPPFFRYLSFKVLLGSLGKNCLIDYTVDFRGTKRIFIGNHVSINHGCRFFCSLRDKNNSIKLENHIAIGPQVTFFAAGHDIRYLNLPNTMGNITVKDNVWIGGRSIILQGVTIGEGSIIAAGSVVTKDVPPWTVVGGCPAKFIKKRLIQVI; this comes from the coding sequence ATGATAACTTGTTTGCCCCCCTCCCCAATACGGACTTCTGCTAAATTTATTTATTATTCTTATTTTCATACAATTAAATATGTTGTTTTACAAATATTGCCTCCATTTTTTAGATATTTGTCTTTTAAAGTGTTATTAGGCTCTTTAGGTAAAAATTGTTTAATTGATTATACTGTTGATTTTCGGGGAACAAAAAGGATATTTATAGGAAACCATGTTAGCATTAATCATGGCTGTAGATTTTTTTGTTCCCTGAGAGATAAAAATAATAGTATAAAACTTGAAAATCATATCGCTATTGGCCCACAGGTTACTTTTTTTGCCGCAGGGCATGATATTCGTTATTTAAATTTGCCAAATACTATGGGAAACATAACAGTGAAAGATAATGTTTGGATTGGTGGAAGAAGTATTATTTTACAGGGAGTAACAATTGGGGAGGGAAGCATTATTGCGGCAGGGTCTGTTGTAACTAAAGATGTTCCTCCCTGGACTGTAGTTGGTGGTTGTCCCGCCAAATTTATCAAGAAAAGGCTAATTCAAGTTATATAA
- a CDS encoding ABC transporter ATP-binding protein, whose protein sequence is MSALLEVRDISKRFISSDHELNVLKDLSLSIEKGEFVTILGTSGCGKTTLLRCIGGFDALDNGEVLLDGNPVTAPTPAITMVFQTFDQLFPWKTVHQNLSWPLRIKNPHESKTSVKETVNNYLELVNLIRFANYYPHQLSGGMKQRVAIARALSLGSEVILMDEPFASLDEEARTTLQIEVLRLWKKTGVTVLFVTHNIWEAIILGTRIIVLSSPPENVKLDITNPVQHYEGEIRTPSDTGFAESWKMLKKELQREDVIKMDILSVETKA, encoded by the coding sequence GTGAGTGCCCTGCTTGAAGTGCGGGATATATCTAAAAGGTTTATTTCCAGTGACCATGAATTGAATGTTTTAAAGGATCTATCCTTATCAATTGAAAAAGGTGAATTCGTTACTATTCTGGGGACATCAGGATGCGGAAAAACGACCCTGTTGCGTTGTATAGGCGGATTTGATGCGCTCGATAACGGAGAAGTGCTGTTGGATGGAAATCCGGTAACGGCGCCTACCCCGGCTATTACTATGGTGTTTCAAACCTTTGACCAGCTTTTCCCCTGGAAGACTGTTCACCAAAATTTATCCTGGCCGTTGAGGATAAAGAACCCTCATGAATCCAAGACCTCTGTTAAAGAGACGGTAAATAACTATCTGGAGCTGGTGAATTTGATCCGCTTTGCCAATTATTATCCCCATCAACTTTCAGGGGGCATGAAGCAGCGGGTCGCCATTGCGCGGGCTTTGTCGCTTGGATCGGAGGTAATCCTCATGGATGAGCCTTTTGCCAGCCTTGATGAAGAGGCCAGAACTACCCTGCAAATTGAAGTGCTCAGATTGTGGAAGAAGACAGGGGTAACCGTATTATTCGTTACTCACAATATCTGGGAAGCCATTATATTAGGGACCAGGATAATTGTTTTGTCCTCCCCTCCTGAGAACGTGAAGCTGGACATAACAAACCCGGTACAGCATTACGAAGGAGAAATTAGAACACCTTCTGATACAGGATTTGCCGAATCATGGAAAATGTTAAAAAAAGAATTGCAGCGGGAAGATGTGATAAAAATGGATATTTTAAGTGTTGAAACAAAAGCATGA
- a CDS encoding ABC transporter permease, with translation MKWLIKNKYTKTILFLLILLVTWEIVVRAKIFSPVIFPPLHNIANSLVKEIINGEMFIKTGYTLYLVLLGIGVSIFIAAILTVLSSLNQTARDIIDSITALVNPIPSIALLPLAILWFGIGEASMIFVIIHAVLWPILLNITAGFRSVPPIFTDIGRNIGLSSSRLALGVFLPASFPHIFVGLRTGWARAWRAAISAEMVFGAVGIVGGLGWDIYKKRSFLDVPGMYATLVVIMLIGLLIEEGLFKVLETKTVKKWGMVQ, from the coding sequence ATGAAATGGTTGATAAAAAATAAATATACTAAAACCATTTTATTTCTGTTGATCCTTCTGGTCACTTGGGAGATAGTCGTCCGGGCAAAAATATTTTCTCCGGTTATCTTTCCACCTCTTCATAACATTGCTAATTCTCTCGTCAAAGAGATAATAAATGGTGAAATGTTTATAAAAACAGGCTATACTTTATATCTGGTTTTGCTTGGGATTGGTGTTTCCATATTTATAGCGGCAATTTTGACGGTACTTTCGAGCCTGAACCAAACTGCGCGGGACATTATTGATTCCATCACAGCGTTGGTGAATCCCATCCCCAGCATTGCGCTCCTGCCGTTGGCAATCCTCTGGTTCGGCATTGGGGAAGCATCCATGATTTTTGTTATTATACATGCCGTGCTTTGGCCTATACTTTTGAACATAACGGCAGGCTTCCGTTCTGTCCCTCCTATTTTCACCGACATCGGACGGAATATTGGTCTTTCCAGCAGCCGTTTGGCCCTGGGCGTATTTCTGCCCGCTTCATTCCCCCATATCTTTGTCGGTCTTCGCACCGGCTGGGCTCGGGCATGGCGTGCTGCAATCAGTGCGGAAATGGTTTTTGGCGCAGTCGGTATTGTAGGCGGTCTAGGGTGGGATATTTATAAGAAGCGCAGTTTTTTGGATGTGCCAGGAATGTATGCAACCCTTGTGGTGATTATGTTGATAGGTCTCCTTATAGAGGAAGGCTTGTTTAAGGTACTGGAAACAAAAACAGTAAAAAAATGGGGGATGGTACAGTGA
- a CDS encoding WbqC family protein — protein MKRVAVLQSNYLPWKGYFDIIHDVDIFIFYDDLQYTKNDWRNRNKVVTPNGLKWLTIPVGTNKHRLVIDVVFTDGKWQKDHFNKICTCYEKAPFFKTYENFFKEIYLGTSWKYLYELNRYLIKQIACEFLGIKTKFADSRDFEAHGIKHEKLLNLLISADCTTYVSGPAAKNYIIEEDYKNVGIEIVWKDYSGYPEYPQIGKTFEPYVSIIDLLFNVGPAAPYYIWGWRNNNTDAHSI, from the coding sequence ATGAAAAGGGTAGCTGTACTTCAATCAAATTATCTGCCCTGGAAAGGGTATTTTGATATCATCCATGATGTAGATATATTTATTTTTTATGATGATTTACAATATACAAAAAATGATTGGAGAAATCGTAATAAGGTTGTAACACCAAATGGCTTGAAATGGCTTACAATTCCTGTTGGCACAAACAAACATCGTCTTGTTATTGACGTGGTATTTACCGATGGAAAGTGGCAAAAGGATCATTTTAATAAAATATGTACCTGTTATGAAAAAGCGCCTTTTTTTAAAACCTATGAGAATTTTTTTAAGGAAATATATCTTGGGACAAGCTGGAAGTACCTTTATGAATTAAATCGTTATTTAATAAAGCAAATTGCGTGTGAATTTCTTGGAATAAAAACCAAATTTGCTGATAGCCGTGATTTTGAGGCACATGGAATTAAGCACGAGAAGTTATTAAATTTATTGATATCAGCTGATTGTACGACCTATGTTTCTGGGCCAGCTGCAAAGAATTATATTATCGAAGAAGACTACAAGAATGTAGGAATAGAAATAGTTTGGAAAGATTATTCAGGGTACCCTGAATATCCGCAGATAGGGAAGACATTTGAACCGTATGTATCAATTATCGATTTGCTTTTTAATGTTGGACCCGCAGCGCCATATTATATTTGGGGGTGGCGAAACAATAATACTGATGCCCATTCGATATGA
- a CDS encoding ABC transporter substrate-binding protein, whose protein sequence is MKNIKLQSKLIVLGLIIGLTLTGCSDGVRNTKSVITSKLRIAVQYGIGYAPIYVMERKGLLEKYLPGMVVEKIVLGNAAAISEALASNRLDIGAIGIPQVLIAWDKGIEIGILAGFPITGLSELHSRDYIKSLADFTPTDKIAVPGLTNSHGLLFLMACEKELGNAHALDNNVVSMPHPDAVMALMSGSISAHFTSSVYGKQEEKSGFATILNTHDIVGGDVTGAVLVATKKLHDTNPIAMAGILAAFSEAIILIQQHDPAVFSIIAETEKMTEKEVLENLEDYLNFTTTIYGLEFYNDFMLKEGMISKKPALEDILWEPALATIGKRSGEPGILEEAQKRK, encoded by the coding sequence ATGAAAAATATTAAACTCCAATCAAAACTTATTGTTTTGGGTTTAATTATTGGGTTAACCCTGACCGGATGCAGTGACGGTGTGCGTAATACGAAGAGTGTTATTACCAGTAAGTTGCGGATTGCAGTACAATATGGCATAGGGTATGCACCTATTTATGTTATGGAGCGGAAAGGTCTTTTGGAAAAGTATCTCCCTGGTATGGTAGTCGAAAAAATTGTTCTAGGTAATGCCGCAGCTATATCAGAGGCCCTTGCATCAAACCGGCTTGATATTGGTGCTATAGGCATACCACAGGTGCTCATTGCCTGGGATAAGGGCATTGAAATTGGTATTCTTGCAGGGTTCCCCATTACAGGGCTTTCGGAGTTACATAGTCGTGATTATATTAAAAGTCTTGCTGATTTTACTCCTACTGATAAGATAGCTGTGCCTGGGCTAACAAATAGTCATGGCCTTCTTTTTTTAATGGCTTGTGAAAAGGAACTGGGTAATGCCCACGCTCTGGATAATAATGTAGTATCTATGCCCCATCCCGATGCTGTCATGGCGTTGATGAGTGGTAGCATTTCCGCCCATTTTACATCGTCTGTTTATGGTAAACAGGAGGAAAAATCTGGGTTTGCGACTATTCTGAATACCCATGATATCGTGGGCGGAGATGTGACTGGTGCTGTTTTAGTTGCGACAAAAAAACTTCACGACACAAACCCCATAGCAATGGCAGGTATCTTGGCAGCTTTTAGTGAGGCAATAATCCTTATTCAACAGCATGATCCGGCGGTATTTTCTATTATTGCTGAAACAGAAAAAATGACTGAGAAAGAAGTACTGGAAAATCTGGAAGACTATTTAAATTTTACTACAACTATTTATGGACTTGAATTTTATAATGACTTCATGCTTAAAGAAGGTATGATCTCCAAAAAACCCGCATTGGAGGATATCCTTTGGGAGCCCGCCTTAGCTACCATTGGTAAACGGTCTGGAGAACCAGGGATTCTTGAGGAAGCACAAAAACGAAAATGA